A window of Planctomycetia bacterium genomic DNA:
GGCCGTGATCACAACCCGGGTGGCTTCACAGTTTGGCTCGCTGGTGCTGGCGTAAAGCCCGGCTTCGCTTATGGTGCCACCGATGAATTTGGCCATCATGCGATACAGGACAAGGTCCACATGCACGATCTGCACGCGACTATCCTGCACCTGATGGGTCTCGATCACGAGAAGCTGACCTTCCAGTACGCTGGCAGACCGTTCCGCTTGACCGATGTGGACGGGCGAGTGGTGAAGGAGATATTGAGCTAATTTTAGACTCCAGCCTTCAGGCGGTCTGGTCACGATGATCTGGCCAGGAAATTATGGATTATGATGCCATGTGGGGCAGATACAGAATTCGACTTACCAAAGGAGATTTAGACAACCACAAACAATTTATCACAGAACTCTTGAAGAAAGCTTTCGAGAAGTCCAAGTGAGGTTCACGATTGCACCCACACTTGAAGAACTGATGGATCTGCTCACCAGCCTTGGCTGGAGTATCGGAGATACTGCAATAGATGGCGAGTGGGCCGTACTTTGCAGTCGAGGCGTTCAATCGCTCCGGACCAATCATTCAGATCGCACGCGGGCCTGGGCAATGGCAGTGGAGCAGGCGAGACTACTGGAATCTGTTAAAATAAGCGGTAACTAAACACAAACGCAACAGCCTCCCATTGCTGAGAGGCTGTTACTAACCCATCATTCTTTGGAGAATGATAAGCAATTCTTCCTCAAGATTTGCACGCCGTCAAGGACCCTAACCAGATTGATAGCTTCGCAAGTCTTGGCTGGCTTTCTGCAACAGCACTCTTCCACTGCTAAGAATTCCCTGCAACCCACCAATTAGCTGCTCAAGCTGAAAGATTGCCTCCTCAGCACAGTGCAGTTCAGCAATTCGTTTGATGACTGGGTATTCTTTCAATGATCTGGTAGCATTTCAACATTATTCCAAAAACAATCAGGGGATACTCCGATGACCACAAACACACATAAAGGTGAAGTTCGCATCACGCCTGATGGCGTGTTCACCCAAGATGGCATTAAGCTAGCGATCCCCGGCACAGTATCGGCTAACATCACCTGGTCATGCCCGACCTGTACTCAAATGAACACCAGCAACTTCACGGCGGATAAGATCATCCTGAAATGTTGTCGAGTGGAGTGCAGTACGTCAATTGTCATTGCTTTATGGTCTTGAGATGCACACTAGCGTTTCTGGGCCCGAGACCAAACTAATCTCTACTGGTTCTGCTATTCCGCGCTTCCGTATACGCGTGGCACTCGTGAGCTGTGAAGTTTTAAGTACTAACCGCAAGCCTTTCCAATTGCTCAAGATGATTTGCCAACTTTGTAATTCTTTGTTCATCGACAGGTACGCTAACTTGCGTTCGGATAAGGCTTTATGTCAAATAGCGGCGAGTGGATTTGAACCACAGACACGCGGCTTATGAAGACAATCCGAATAACCGCAAAGCGAAGCAGAAAACTAGCTAATTCATTGCGTTTTCAGCAGTTTATTCCATTTGCGAAAGAGTGCAAGTCTCAGCGAAAAAAAGCGAAAAGGATGTGTATTGAGAGCTTAATTGTGTAGTAAGTGTGTATTCAACCTGCCCACGCCCGTCACCATCGCTGCCCTCGGCACAGATGGCCCGCCTGCCAAACGCAGCGAAGGACGCTATCGCTTCCTTTGCCCGCACTGCCAGGAAATGCTCGCCACCGTCAACCCACGCAACAACCTCGCCCACTGCTTCGGCTGCAGCAAGAATCTCAACAACATCGACCTGCTCATAATCCTCGGCTACGACTTCAAAACCGCCGACAGCATCCTGACGCGGATGTATGAGCAGCACTGTTCGCGGTTGCCACATGCGGAAGTGCCAGCAGCATCAAAATAGAAAGACTGTTCTTCCACCCTGTCTCTGGGACCGTACCACCATGCTTACTCTTCACCAACTGACCAGCACCGTCGCAGACACCTTCTCCAGTTCGCGCAACAATTCGGGAATCGAGGCATTTTTGGACCGAAATCTATACAGCGTTTATTTGGCAAGAACTCTGATCACAATTTGGTCGGTAACAGTTGCCAAGGGTATATAACTGTTGTTTTTCAATGTTCGTGATGTCATCTTTTCTGAAAAAATGATATTCTCCCGTAGCCAATGTTGGCGAGAGCCAAGTTCGATCTGCTCAAAGCAAAAGTTCTCAGTGCCTAATTGAAGTAATTGAGTAAGGTGGCGAAGACAGTTGGTTGCAACAGACCTGCGGGTGAACCATTTTAATTTCCATTGATTCGGGCAACAGCCTGTCGTCTAAACCATCGTGGTCGAATACTCAGCCATGCACCCGCCATTGTCAAAAAGCCTGCGCCCAGCCATCGCATGATTCCCCTCCCGCTGTCATGCTCCCAAACCCATATGGCATGAGTATCGTTATTGGTAATAATCCGACCGCTTTCGGAAACTACGAGTTGATTTTGTGTTCCTGGCATGACCATGAATGGGTGTGTGTATGCAATGATTGATAAACTCTGTTCCATAATAGGTTTTTTGGTGATGATATCATAACCTCTCAACTTCACGGTGATAGACCCCTTGGAGAACCAATCAACCCATTGTCGTTGGATCCAATCCGGGACCCAGGCGGGTAGATTAGTTTGGTAAGGTATCAATCCCGCAGAGTCAGTTACTGTGTAATAACAACGTGAATTGGTACTGACCGCCACTTCTGTAGGTGGCAAGGGGACGGGGCCTTCTTCAGTGGTGACATATTCCTCACCAATCGCATAGTATGCGGCATGTTTTTTTTCTCCGCGTCGTGGCAATACGGCTAGTCGGGAGGTACTCACAAAGCGAGGAATTCCGAATTGAGGAACCTGACCCACTAAATATTTCTTTTGGAGGTGATAAACAGCGATGCCCTTGCCTTGACCACTGATTGCCAAAAGGCAATTATCAGAACTTATAGACATGTTTTGCATCATATTGGACCCTAAGTAATTATCGTTTTGCGTTGTCTGCGGAGGAACGAATTTGCAATGGAGTTGTCCGTTAGTGAGATTCCAAACGTGGATTTCCTCAGCTAATTGCACGGCCAGAACCGATCCATCGGGCGAAAATGTTACAGAACTAGGTATCATGAGGGGGCTCAATTCCAGTCTGATTCGAAAGCATGGACTAGTACCGAGAGCCTTGTAGATAACAATCTCGGGTTTTTCAGTTGACCATACGGCGTATAGAGATCTATCTTCAGAGAATTGAACTTGAGGTCGCCATCTTCCTGAATTATCCGAGAGCAATGGAAAGCTTTGGGGCATTCCGGTCAGGCAGTCATAAGATCGCAATTCTATTTCCCAATTTGATGTGGTTGCATCTTGGGTACCTTGCGTGTGTACAGTCATGAGTAGCCGCCGATGTTCATCAAGCCAGAGGATACGATCTTCTGAACGGCCGCTTTGTTGGAGCATAGACCAGGACAAATGGCTGACCGGCCAAAATAAAATCATCAGTGCAATCGTGACGAGAATAATCCCAGCAGTGAATCGCAACAATGATCGAATCATGTTCAAAGTGGTCCATTTTTCGAGACGATTGACGACATTGGCAAAATATGTCAAACCTACGTCTACGGAGCAGAAAAGGCAGGAATGCAAAAACCAGGTAAGTTCGCTTCTTGGGTCAGCATCCCCGACTTTGCCGCAGCCCGCAATTCCAATATTGTTGCTGTATCTATCCAGGACTTCAACAAGCTTTTGGCTTCTGCTGAGTTCAGCAGAACGAGCAACTCCACCGCACGCTGATGACGGAGATGTTCCATTTGTAAAGTAGGAAAATGCATGAGCACCGATTGTGCACTTCTTTGAAGCACGGACTGGTTATTTTGGCTCTGGATTCGCAATTCCTTCCTCGCATTGTCCCCAGCAAGTAGTAATCGTTCAATCGCAACATCGCGCTTTTCTGAATCGGCAAGTTGATTGATCCATTGATGAAGACTGGCTTGCGAGGGAGGCGTGTAGCGTTCCTTGAGGAACTCCACGCAACCTTGTCTGTCCTCTAACATGCTATATGCGGCCTGCCAAGCAATGGCAGCATTTTCGGAAGCCAAGTCATTCCATGCACGAATCATTACGGAACGCGGTTTTATCTTGGTTGCTGGGGGTGTTGATCGAATATTCCACAAAACAATCAGTGCATCCTTGGCTGAAAATGCTCCGAACCATTGGCCATCAGGGGATAGTTCCATCAGAAGCAATTCAGGAACCTTTGGATCTAGCATAACTAGACGCGTTCTGGCGCCAGGCCATTCGCACCACGCAAAGCGTGCGTGTTGATCACCGTTGTGGCCCAAACTCAGAAACGCCACATAGCTCATTCGATTTGGAGCAATTGCCAAAGGACCAGCAGTTATTGTCAATGGACGGACCTCGCCAGCTTTCAAATCGGTGTTTGATTGACGCAATTTAGTGCAATTCGGCATTTCTAATTCCTGAGTTAACCTCCCATCCGACAGAAACAAGCTTCGATGATCACTACTGAGGTGAAAGCGTGGGCCTGGTTTGAGTGGAACATCGGCTTGACGTTCTCCAGTGAGGAGATGACGAGTCTGTTGAAAGAAGATGACGCTTTGTGTTTCTGAAGGGAAAATGGCTTGCGCATACTGGTAAGTTGGCGGAATTTCGATGGTTTTCTCCCACCGTAATTTTCCAGAGGCTGTATCCCACATTTGAATACGGCTGGTGTTGACACGAAAAGGGGGAGAAGTCGGACGCACGGGAAACAATTGCAAAAACAGCGAGCCTTCATCTGGCGAGAAATGATCGATGATGTGGCCAATTTCGCTAATCTCGCCGCCCAAAGGCAGCTCTTTGTGTGATCCGTTTGACAAATCGTATAAGACAAGGTGATCCTTGAAATTGTCCT
This region includes:
- a CDS encoding WD40 repeat domain-containing protein; amino-acid sequence: MIRSLLRFTAGIILVTIALMILFWPVSHLSWSMLQQSGRSEDRILWLDEHRRLLMTVHTQGTQDATTSNWEIELRSYDCLTGMPQSFPLLSDNSGRWRPQVQFSEDRSLYAVWSTEKPEIVIYKALGTSPCFRIRLELSPLMIPSSVTFSPDGSVLAVQLAEEIHVWNLTNGQLHCKFVPPQTTQNDNYLGSNMMQNMSISSDNCLLAISGQGKGIAVYHLQKKYLVGQVPQFGIPRFVSTSRLAVLPRRGEKKHAAYYAIGEEYVTTEEGPVPLPPTEVAVSTNSRCYYTVTDSAGLIPYQTNLPAWVPDWIQRQWVDWFSKGSITVKLRGYDIITKKPIMEQSLSIIAYTHPFMVMPGTQNQLVVSESGRIITNNDTHAIWVWEHDSGRGIMRWLGAGFLTMAGAWLSIRPRWFRRQAVARINGN